The following proteins are co-located in the Malus sylvestris chromosome 13, drMalSylv7.2, whole genome shotgun sequence genome:
- the LOC126595565 gene encoding peroxidase 16-like, whose translation METRSCILLSAFLIPFLLGTACAQLRTDFYKGTCPNLESIVSSAVKTKFQQTFVTAPATLRLFFHDCFVRGCDASVLIQSPTNQGEKDHPDNLSLAGDGFDTVIKAKAAVDSDPNCKNKVSCADILALATRDVVQLAGGPSYTVELGRRDGRVSTMASVQRRLPSPTFNLDQLNTMFTSHGLSQTDMVALSGAHTLGFSHCSRFSKRIYSFSSKTRIDPTLDPAYALQLRQMCPTRVDPRIAINMDPTTPRAFDNVYFQNLQQGKGLFTSDQILFTDTRTRATVNQFASSNAAFNQAFIQAMTKLGRIGVLTGNQGEIRRDCTRPN comes from the exons ATGGAAACTCGTAGTTGCATTCTCCTATCTGCTTTTCTCATCCCTTTCCTTCTTGGAACAGCTTGTGCTCAACTTAGGACAGACTTCTACAAAGGCACGTGTCCAAATCTTGAGTCCATAGTCTCTTCTGCTGTCAAAACCAAGTTCCAGCAGACTTTTGTAACTGCTCCAGCCACTTTGAGGCTCTTCTTCCACGACTGCTTTGTTCGG GGTTGTGATGCTTCAGTGTTGATTCAGTCACCAACTAATCAGGGGGAGAAGGATCACCCCGATAACCTTTCGCTTGCTGGAGATGGATTTGACACTGTGATCAAAGCCAAGGCAGCGGTTGATAGCGATCCTAACTGCAAAAACAAGGTTTCATGTgcagatattcttgctctggctACTAGAGATGTTGTACAGCTG GCTGGGGGACCATCTTATACAGTTGAACTGGGTAGGCGAGATGGAAGGGTATCTACTATGGCTAGTGTTCAGAGACGCCTTCCTTCCCCTACTTTCAATCTAGACCAGCTTAACACCATGTTTACCTCTCATGGTCTCTCCCAGACTGACATGGTTGCATTATCAG GTGCGCACACACTTGGTTTCTCTCATTGCAGCCGGTTTTCCAAGAGAATCTACAGCTTCAGCAGCAAAACCCGTATTGATCCGACACTCGATCCAGCTTATGCATTGCAGCTTCGACAGATGTGTCCAACTCGAGTGGATCCCAGAATTGCCATTAACATGGACCCAACCACACCTCGAGCATTTGACAATGTTTACTTCCAGAATCTTCAGCAAGGAAAGGGTCTGTTCACCTCTGATCAGATACTGTTTACAGATACAAGAACAAGGGCAACCGTCAACCAATTTGCATCAAGTAATGCAGCTTTTAATCAAGCTTTTATACAAGCCATGACTAAGTTAGGCAGAATTGGGGTTCTGACGGGCAATCAAGGCGAGATTCGGCGAGACTGCACTCGCCCAAACTAG